AAGAGGCGGGAGCCAGTGGGGTCAAGATCGATGACGCAGCCGATTACGAACATCTCGAACCGGGCAAATACGGTGAAATTGTCGACCTCAAGACAATCCCTCACCGCACCAGTGGGGCCGAAATTACCGCCTATTATCCAGAAACCGTTTTTATCCCCGAGATTTTACCAACCATTAAACAACGGGTTAGCGGTTTAGCACAATTTGGGTTGGACCCAACTCCGGGGACGGTGACCTCTAAGGCGGTCGCCGACGAGAGCTGGGCGACCGCTTGGCAGAAGTACTATCATCCGGTTCGCGTCACCCGCTATCTGACAGTGACCCCCAGCTGGGAGCCCTATCAGCCCGTTCAGCCCGGTGAACACGTGATTCGGTTGGATCCGGGGATGGCCTTTGGTACCGGGACGCACCCGACTACGGTACTGTCGTTAACGGAGCTAGAAATGGTGGTCCGCGGTGGCGAAAGCATGTATGACGTCGGTACTGGCTCCGGGGTCCTAAGTATTGCGGCCAAGTACCTGGGGGTTGATCAGATTAAGGCCTTTGATCTCGATGACGTGGCGGTTCGTTCGGCGAAGACCAACTTGGACCTCAACCCCGTTGCAACCGACGTGGTAGCCGAACCCAACGATCTACTCAATGGAATTCACCAACCGGTGGACCTGGTGGTGGCCAACATCTTAGCGGAAATTATCGTGCCACTGGTGCCCCAGGCCTGGGAAAACCTGCAACCCGGTGGTCACTTCTTAACGTCCGGCATCATCGCCGATAAGTTGGATTTGGTAATTGCTGCTCAGGAAAAGCAGGGCTTCATCATCGATAACGTGCTTCAAATGAAAGATTGGCGCGGTGTAATTGCCCACAAACCGACGGAGGATGAGTAAACCCATGCAACGGTATTTTTTAGACGCGACTTGTCAAGATGGTCAACAGGTTGTTCTCCCAGAATCTGTCACGCACCACTGGGTTACGGTCTTACGGGCCCAGGTGGGGGCAACGGCGGAGTTCGTTGACCACACGGCACACTTGTTTCACGGCCAACTGGTGGCCGTAGCCGATCGCCAAGCTACGGTTCAACTCACGGCCGTCGCGACACCGGCCGTCGAGCTACCGGTCCACACGGTGATTGCCTGCGGATTACCGAAGCAAGAAAAAGCGGAATGGATTACCCAGAAGGCGACCGAAATGGGGGTTGATCAGATCATCTTTTATGCGGGTGACTGGTCGGTGGCGAAGTGGCAGGGCAACAAGGTTGCCAAAAAGCTGGCCCGCTTAACCAAGGTCGCCAACGGGGCGGCCGAGCAGTCGCACCGGTTGGTACGGCCCACGGTTAGTTACCTCCCGAATTTGGCAGCGGTGCTGCAAACGCCTAATGATGGTGTGTTGCTGGCTTATGAAGAATCCGCCAAACAGGGAGAACATCGCGCGTTGACCACTCAATTAGCGGCCATGACCCCCGGACAGACGGTGTTAGCCGTTTTCGGACCCGAGGGCGGTATTAGTCCGGCCGAGGTCCAAACCGCGCAGGCAGCCGGGGCGACGCTAGTGGGGTTAGGCCCCCGAATTTTACGAACCGAAACGGCGCCGTTGTATTTCCTAGCGGCGGCTTCGACACTTTGGGAATTATAACCCACGCGGTGCAGATGAAATCCCGGAGAAAACATGCTAAAATGGTTGCAATCATAAAGAGAGTAAAGGTGGAAGTTGGATGGTATTTCTTGAAAAGATGGGGTGGCGGTACTGGCTCACGGGACTGATGATGGGCATCGTGTTACCCGCACTGGCCACCTGGCTGAAGATTAGTACGGTCATGCGGTTTGGGGGCCTGTTGTTAGTGATTAATGGTGGGGTTGCCATTGCCGTGGGACGACTCGTCGCGTTAAAAAAACGGCCGAGATGGTTATTACTCGTCCTACCGGCCCTGTATCTTTTGGGAGCCTATGGTTTCTTACCCGCGTACACGCGGTACTTTGCTTTAGTCTACCTGTGTGTATCCTATCTGGCCTACGGGTTAACGGCAACAACGCAAACAGTACAATCAGAATCTAAAAATTAAGGGTGGTGGCGTCCAATATGACCAAAGAACGTGTCTGGACGGCTGAAGAAGTAATTGCCAGAGTCGGAAAATATATGAATGCGCAACACGTTGAAATGGTGGTTAGAGCCTGTCATTTCGCTACGGTGGCGCACCGCGATCAAACACGGCAATCTGGCGAACCCTATATCATGCACCCCATTCAGGTGGCGGGCATCTTGGCCGACCTCAATATGGACCCCGAAACCGTTTCGGCGGGTTTTCTGCACGACATTGTGGAAGACACGGGGGTCACGCTAAGTGATGTGCGGGAACTGTTTGGGGACGACGTGGCGCTCATCGTGGATGGGGTCACCAAGTTAGGAAAGATTAAATACAAATCCAATAAAGAACAGTTAGCGGAAAATCACCGCAAGCTTTTATTAGCCATGTCCAAAGACATTCGGGTCATGATTGTGAAGTTAGCCGACCGCTTGCACAACATGCGGACCTTACAACACTTACGGCCGGATAAGCAACGGCGGATTGCCAATGAGACGTTGGAAATCTATGCACCGTTGGCCGACCGGTTAGGGATTAGTACCATTAAGTGGGAACTAGAAGATATTTCGCTACGGTACTTGAACCCGCAACAGTATTACCGGATCGTTCATTTAATGAATTCTCGGCGGGATCAACGGGAGCAGTACATTGCGGCGGCCATCAAGGTCATCCAAAGTTCCATCAAGGACTTGCATTTACACCCCGAAATCTACGGCCGGCCGAAGCACATCTACTCGGTCTACCGGAAAATGAAGGACCAACACAAGCAATTTAGTCAAATCTATGACCTGTTAGCGATTCGGGTTATTGTGGATACCATCAAGGACTGTTACGCGGTCTTAGGCGCCATTCACTCGCAGTGGAAACCCATGCCCGGACGGTTCAAGGACTACATCGCCATGCCAAAGGCTAACATGTACCAATCCTTACACACCACGGTAATTGGTCCTGAAGGTAAGCCGCTCGAGGTACAGATTCGGACTAAGGAAATGCACGCCGTTGCCGAATACGGGGTTGCGGCTCACTGGGCTTATAAGGAAGGCGTTAAGGACAAGGTTCAGGCCACCAATACCGGCGAAAAGCTGAACCTCTTCAAGCACATCATTGAACTGCAAGAAGATACCGACGACGCCGCCGACTTCATGGACAGCGTCAAGGGAGAACTTTTCGGCGACCACGTTTACGCGTTTACGCCCAAGGGCGACGTCCTCGAATTGCCTAAGGGGGCCGGACCGTTGGATATGGCCTACGCCATCCACACGGAGGTCGGCCACCACACGACCGGGGCCACCATCAACGGGAAAATCGTGCCGTTAAACTACGAGATTAAAAACGGTGATATCGTCGATATTCGCACGTCGAGTAGTTCGGCGGGGCCCAGTCGGGACTGGTTGAAGCTGGTGTCGACCCGGCGAGCTCGTAACAAGATCAAGCAGTTCTTCCGGCTCCGTGACCGGGAACAAAACATCACCCAAGGTCAAGAAATGGTGGAGCGCTTGATTCGCGATGCCGGCTACGATCCTAAAGCCATCATGACCAAGGAAAACGTGGATAAGGTGATCGCTAAGTTGCATTATCAACACGTCGATGACTTGTTAGCCGCCATCGGGTTTGGCGACCTCCAACCACAAGGGGTGGTCAATCGCTTAACCGACGACGTCCGCCAAGCGGCCGAAGATCAACGCCGGCGGCAGGAGGAACGCGAAATCCTGGAGGAACACCAATCCATCAAGAACGATTCGGATACCGACAAGAAGGACCGTAAGAAGCAACCGGATGGCGTGGTCATCGAGGGGGTCGATAACCTGCTCGTGCGGCTGAGTCACTGTTGTGCACCGGTACCTGGTGATCAGATTACCGGGTATATCACTAAGGGTCGTGGGGTGTCCGTTCACCGGGTGGACTGCCCCAACGTGCGCCACGCTGAAGAAAGTGGCGAACGGATCGTCCCGGTTCGCTGGGGGGATGAGCACGGCGACGGTACGAACTATCACGCCGACATTGAGGTTCAAGGTTACAACCGTAACGGATTACTAAACGACGTTTTACGGATGATTAATAATTCCACGAAGGATCTAACGTCGATCAACGGTAAGGTGGACCATAATAAAATGGTCATCATTGCGGTCAGTCTGGGGATCCGTAACCGGTGGGAATTACAACGAATCGTGGATAACATCAAGAATATTCCGGATGTCTACGTGGTTAAGCGGCCGTTCCGCTAGAAAGGAAATTCAGTCTTATGCGTGTTTTATTACAACGAGTTCAGCAGGCCAGCGTCACGATTGATCAAAAAGTTGTGGGGGCCATTGACCAGGGCTATTGCCTGTTAGTGGCGGCCGAGGACAGTGACACCAGTGAGCAGGTCGACTACCTGGTTCATAAGATTAGCCACCTGCGGGTATTTAGCGATGCTGCAGGGAAAATGAACCTGAGCATTACCGACGTTAACGGAAGCATCTTGTCCGTGTCGCAGTTCACCCTGTACGCTAATACCAAGAAGGGCAACCGACCGAGCTTCGTTGCGGCCGGTGAGCCGGCACACGCCCAGGCGCTTTACGAGGAGTTTAATCGGAAGCTAGCGGCGACGGGAATCCCGGTGGCGACCGGGGAATTCGGCGCCGATATGCAGGTCGCACTGGTTAACGACGGGCCATGCACAATCTGGTTTGATACCGATGATTAATTCAGGAAGCTTAGGGGTCGGGAGAAATTTCCCGGCTCTTTTTTAGGAGGACAATGGGATGCGTTATCAGCAACTATTTTGGGATTTTGACGGGACGTTGGTCGACACTTACCCGGGGATGGTGGAGGCCTTCACGACGGCTTTAACTCAGCTGGGGGTCAATGATTTTGAGATCGATCAGTCGGCCATCTACAAGGCCATGCGGCAGCACAGTTTAGGAACGGCCCTGCAACAGTTTAGTGCCGAATACACGCTGAACCGTGACAGTCTAAACGAGCGGTATCAGCGGTTGGCGGCACCCAAGTTGGCCCAGGCCGTGGCCTTTGCCGGGGCTGCCGAATTGCTCAACACCGTGACCAGTGCGGGAGGGCGAAACTTCTTGCTCACCCATCGCGATGAACGGGCACTGGAGCGGTTAGCAGCGTTGGGACTAAGGGATTACTTCAGCGGCGCCGTCACGGCCGCGGATGATTATCCGCGTAAGCCGGACCCCACTAGCCTAAACGCCCTGTGTCAGCAGTACCAGGTGGACCCGCACACCGCAATCATGATTGGTGACCGGAATTTGGACGTCCAGGCGGGCCACCGTGCGGGGATGGCGGGTGCGTTGTTCGATCCGGAACACCTGATCGTTGATGAGAGTCAACCGGAAGTTCGGGTCACCCGGTTAGCTGATCTCCAAGACTGGTTGACCAGTGAAAATTAATGAAAAAAACGCGTTAAACGGCCGTTCCTATTCGTTAGGAACGGCCGTTTAACGCGTTTTAAGTTGGTTCTAGGCATCATTACCCCTGGGCAAGCAGATTGTCGACAGCCCCGCCGTAAGTCTCACCGAAGAGGTTCAGGTGGGCTAACAGGTAATAGAGTTGGTAATGGGGCAAGCGTTGGGCGTAACCCGCAGGAAAGGGATAGGCCGCGTTGTACCCCTTGTAGAAGTCTTGGGTAAAGCCGCCAAAAATGGTGGTCATGGCTAGGTCGAACTCGCGGTCCCCGTAGAGGGTATCCGGGTCAATCAGCGTGGGGGTACCGTCGGTAGTGAACAGGTAGTTGCTCGCCCATAAGTCCCCGTGTAATAGTGCGGGGGTAATCTGACGACCTTGATTTTCGGCAACAATGTGTTGACGCACGCGGGCGTACCCAGCTGCCCGTTGAGCGTTCCACAGGCCGTGCTGTTGAGCGCGTTGTACCAGCGGATCAAGGCGTTGCTGGAGATAGAAGGTGGTCCAATCACTTTGCCAGTGATTGTTTTTGGGTAACTTGGCCACCAGATTATCCTGATCGAAACCGAACTGTGGTGCGGTGACGTGGTGGACGCGCGCCACGGTTTGCCCCAGGTCATACTGACTGCCATGCCCCGTTGCGAGAAATTCTAGGAGCAGGTAGGCGTCACCGTCGATACTCCCGGTACCGAAGACTTCGGGAACGTTCGCAGCCTGGCCAAGGGCTTTTAACCCGGCCACCTCGTGCGCGTAGAAACTGGCCGGCGTGTGCGGTTGAACTAGCAGAAAGTAGGGCCCCTCGCTGGTTTCTAAGCGATAGGCTTGATTAATATCGCCACCGGAAACGGGGGTGGCAGTCGTGACTTGTGGGACTGGTAACTGGGCCAGCCAAGTTGCAGATAACATCAAAATCACACTTCTTTCTTTAATGTTGCGTTTGAAAATAGTGGGTCAAGCCTCGGACCACGCGGTTCGCCACGGCTTGTTGATAGACGGCACTGTGGATGTCGTTAAAGTCCTTCTTGGTATTGATGTAGCCCATTTCAAGGAGGAGGGCCGGCCGACTATTATCGCGAATGACCTCGAAATTCCCGAAACGAATGCCCCGGTTGATTAACGGCAAGTCATTCATTTCACCGTTGATGGCTTGAGCCAACGCGTAGGAGGAACGTCGGTGATAGTAGTAGGTGGTGGTTCCCGAGGCGAGATTATCCGTGGGGGAGGAATCAAAATGAAAGCTGATGAAGGCGTTGGCCTGATGATCGTTGGCTAGTGCCGGCCGGTCGGCGAGACTGACCGTGGCATCCGTCGAGCGGGTCATGATGACGTGAGCCCCCTTGGCGCGTAAAGCCTTGGCGACACGTTGGGCCAGTTCAAGGGTGTAGGTCTTTTCGTCGTGCTTCTGGTCGATCGAAAGGGCCCCCGAATCGCTACCACCGTGGCCCGGATCCAAAACGATGGTGGCCTCCGCTAAATTCGTGACGGTTTTAAGGTGGCCGGGATGGTCCACTAACCAGCTGGCGACCCAGCCAAAGTGATTTTGACTATCGCGGACGTGATACCAGTTGTTCTTTTCGTTTAAGATCGTTAAGCGACTGTTCTTTTTCACCTTATGGGTCACGGTATAATTGAGCCCCGGTCCTTGGCGTAAGTTCAGATTGCTAACGGTTGCGGTAACGGCGTTGCGTTGCGTGAAGGTCCAGAGCAGACCCCCGGCAATCAGAAGGATAATGAGACCAGCCACCAGACCGGTCCAGTTCTTGGGTTTAAGCTGCATGGGCGTTACTCCTTGTGTCAAATTGGGTCAATTATACCACGTTGGGTGGCCCCGGAGAACTTCCGGGCGAGTCCTTGACTTTTGTTAAGCGATTCAGTATTCTAAAGAGGACTATTATATAGAAGCCAATGAGAAAGAACAGTAACTAAATACCCGTTTTTAGAGAGGTCGTGTAGCTGGGAGCGGCTAACTCGGTATTGGTGAAGACACTTTTGAGGCTAATGACGTTCATCGTCATTCGTTTGCAACGTTATCCTGCTGAGAAAAATAAAAGGTGGTACCGTGCATACCTGCGCCCTTGTCAATTGACAGGGGCGTTTTTTATTTTGCAGCGGTAGAGGAAGGGAAGACTGTTTATGCGCTACCAACGACCTAAAGGCACGGCGGACATCTTACCAGGTACGTCTGAAACCTGGCAGTTCGTGGAACAAACGGCGCGGGAGTTATTCGCCCGTTACCGGTTCGACGAGATCCGCACGCCGATGTTTGAAAACTTCGAGGTATTCTCCCGCACATCTGGGGATACTTCCGATATTGTCACCAAAGAAATGTACGATTTCAAGGATAAGGGTGATCGGCACCTTTCCTTGCGGCCAGAAGGCACGGCCGGAGTGGTTCGGGCCTTCGTCGAAAACAAGTTGTACGGTCCGGAAACGCAAAAGCCGTACAAGGTCTACTACATGGGTCCGATGTTTCGGTACGAACGGCCCCAATCCGGCCGGCAACGGGAATTTCACCAGATCGGGGTGGAAGCCTTCGGTAGCAACGCCCCCGAATTAGACGTCGAAGTCATTGCACTGGGGATGAACCTGCTCAGTAAGTTAGGCTTAAAGCACCTGCGTTTGGCCCTCAATACGTTGGGCGACCAAGAGACGCGGGCGGCTTACCGGCAAGCGCTGATTGATTTTTTGGAACCCCACTTTGATGAATTAAGCGACGATTCCAAGGTGCGGTTACACAAGAACCCGCTGCGGGTCTTAGATAGCAAAGACGCCCACGACCAAGAAATCGTGGCCGATGCACCGTCAATCTTAGACTTCTTGACGCCCGACGCCACGACCCACTTTAACCAGGTCAAGGCCAGCTTAGACGCCTTAGGCATTGATTACGACGTCGATGCCACCATGGTACGGGGGTTGGATTACTACAACCACACGATCTTTGAGATTATGGCCGATTCACCGGCACTGGGCGAAGGCTACACCACGGTGTTAGCCGGGGGTCGTTACAACGGCCTGGTCGCAGAACTCGGCGGTCCCGAGATGCCCGGTGTGGGCTTCGGGATGGGCGTAGAACGGTTGGTCCTGTTGATGCAGGCCGAACAAGTTCCCGTGCCGAACGATCACCCGTTAGACGTTTACGTCGTGGGAATCGGGGACGACACCTCGATCGAAACGCTAAAGCTGGTTCAGGCCATCCGACGCGCCGGCTTAACGGCCGATCGCGATTACCTGGGGCGTAAGCCGAAGGCCCAGTTCAAGACGGCTAACCGCTTAGACGCCCGCTACACGTTGACCATTGGGGACCAGGAACTGGCCAATCAAACGGCCAACCTCAAGGCCATGGCGACGGGTGAAGAGGTCAGTGTGCCGTTAGCTGACATTTATCAGGATTTCCAAGCTGTGGTGGCGCAGAAGTTCACCACAAAATAAGAGGGGATAGGTTAGATGGAAAAGAATTTGAAACGCACCACGTACGCCGGCTTAGTCGACGAACAATATCTCGACCAAACCGTTGTGTTAAAGGGTTGGGTGCAAAAGCGCCGGGACCTCGGGGGCTTGATCTTCGTTGATTTGCGTGACCGCGAAGGGTTAGTGCAACTGGTTTTTAGTGAAGAATACAGCCAAGATGCCTTAGCCGTGGCGGAACAACTCCGCAGCGAATACGTCATTGAAATCCAAGGAAAAGTCGTTGCTCGGGTTGCTAAGGAAATTAACCCCGACATGCGGACTGGGAAGGTCGAAGTCCGGGTCACGGGCATCAACCTGTTGAACAAGGCCAAGACGCCACCGTTCGATATTAAAGATGGTATCACGGCTTCCGACGACCTGCGGTTACAGTACCGTTACCTCGACTTACGCCGGCCGGAAATGCAACGCGGGATCATGTTGCGTAACCGGATCGTCCAATCCGTGCACAGCTACTTCGACAACAACGGGTTCGTGGATATCGAAACGCCGGATCTGACCAAGTCCACCCCAGAAGGGGCCCGCGATTACCTGGTCCCTTCACGGATCTACCACGGCCACTTCTACGCGTTACCCCAGTCGCCGCAACTGTTTAAGCAGTTGCTGATGGGGGCCGGCTTCGACCGGTACTACCAAATCGCGCGTTGTTTCCGGGATGAAGACTTGCGGGGCGACCGGCAACCAGAATTCACCCAGATCGACTTGGAAACGTCCTTCTTGACGGCTGAAGAGATCCAAGACATTACCGAAGGCTTAATCGCTAAGGTCATGAAGGATACCTTAAACGTCGACGTGCCGTTACCATTTCCACGCATGGACTGGGACGACTCCATGGCCCGTTTCGGGACCGACCAACCAGACGTGCGGTTCGGCATGGAATTAAAGGATTTGTCGGCGATTATGAAGGAGACCGACTTCAAGGTCTTCTCCGGTGCCGTGGCGAACGGCGGGCAAGTCAAGGCCATCGCCGTACCTGGTGGGGCCGACCTGTACAGTCGTAAGGACCTTGACAAGTACGCTAAGTACATCGAACGGTTTGGGGCCAAGGGCTTAGCCTGGATGAAGGTTACCGACGACGGCTTTAGCGGCCCGATCGCCAAGTTCTTCAAGGAAGGCGACTACTTCGACCAGATCACCAAGGCCACCGGCGCCAAGACCGGCGACCTGCTGCTGTTTGCGGCCGACTCCAAGCGCGTGGTGGCCCAGACGTTGGGTTACCTGCGGGTAGCCATTGCCAAGGAACAGGACATGATTGATCAGAACAAGTGGGCCTTCTTGTGGATTGTTAACTGGCCACTGTTCGATTACGACGTGGACTTGAAGCGTTGGGTTCCCGCCCATCACCCGTTCACCATGCCAGCCGAAGGCGATGCGCACTACTTGAACGACGGCGAAGACCCACACAAGGCCTACGCGCAGAGTTACGACATCATCTTAAACGGGTTGGAACTCGGGGGCGGCTCCATCCGGATCCACACCCGTGAGCTGCAAATGAAGATGCTTAAGGCCTTGGGCTTCACGCCAGAACGGGCCGAAAAGCAATTTGGCTTCCTGTTGAAGGCCTTAGATTACGGGTTCCCGCCTCACGGTGGTCTGGCTATCGGGCTCGACCGGTTTGCCCGCTTGCTGGCCAAGCGCGACAACATTCGTGACGTGATTGCCTTCCCGAAGAACTCGAAGGCCACGGAACCGATGACCCAAGCGCCAAGTACCGTTGCGCAAAAACAATTGGACGACTTGGACTTAGCGGTCACCGAACTCGACGACGACCCAGCCAAAAAATAACGACAGTTTGCTGAAATAGCGTTGTCATGGAGGAATCGTTCCTAACCGAGCGGTTCCTTTTTGGCGTCCAGGCTTGAAGTTTGTGGTCGAAAGTCGTTTAATTAAAATTAAATGAGAATTACTAGACGGCGGCAATGACGCCAGAAAGTGGGGATTTGAATGACTATAGAAACCGCAACGTTTGCCGGAGGCTGTTTTTGGTGCATGGTGCAACCGTTTGAAGAGCACCCGGGAATTCAGAAGGTTTTATCGGGTTACACTGGGGGGACCGTGCCCAATCCGACCTATGAGCAGGTTAAGGCGCACACCACCGGACACACCGAGGCCGTGAAAATTTGGTTTGATCCGGCGGTGGTGACCTATGCGCAGCTGGTCGAACTTTACTGGCAACAGACCGATCCTACCGATGCAGGTGGGCAATTTCAGGACCGTGGGGACAACTATCGACCGGTAATTTTCGTCGACGGGCCCGCCCAACGCCAAATTGCCGAGGCCTCAAAGCGCGCGCTGCAGGAAAAAGAACAGTTTGACCGGCCAATCGTCACGCAGATTCAACCGGTGCAACCGTTTTACCCAGCTGAGGAACGGCATCAGCAATTCTATAAGAAAAATCCACGACGGATGGCCGAGCAGGAAGCAGGCGGCCGGGCTGCTTTTGTGGCGCAACATTGGACTAAGGAAACTAATCATTAGAACCACCTAAAAGATGGTGAATTCCGTGGTCGCTGTGGCCGATAAATGCTATACTAAGCGAGCGCTATAGCAATGAAAAGTGAGGTCAGATTTTAAATCATGGATGATGTGCAGCAGCTTTTTAAACGGCATACCTATACAGCCAAGTTTTCCGTCGCCTTTTTTTACGGGATTCTGGTGTCAATTGCGGTGAACTTTTTCTGGACGCCCGGACATATTTACTCGTCTGGGGCCACCGGGTTGGCACAGCTGATTAATACGTTGACAGGACGGTACGCGCCGTTTCAAGTGACGACGGCCCTGGGGCTGTTTCTGATCAACGTGCCCTTGTTCGTGTTGGCCTGGAAACAAATTGGCAAATCCTTTACCGTTTTTACCTTTATCTGTGTCCTGTTTGCCTCGGTAATGATTCGGGTGATTCAGCCCGTCCATCTGACGACTGATCCCATTATCTGTGCGATTTTCGGGGGGGCGGTCAACGGATACGGTACCGGATTTGCGTTGAAGAACAGCATTTCGACCGGGGGCTTAGATATCATCGGCATCGTGGTGCGGCGCAAGACCGGTCGCAGCATGGGGTCGATCAACATGGCCTTCAATAGTCTGATTGTCATCAGTGCCGGGTTCGTTTACGGTTGGCCGTATGCGTTTTACTCCGCGTTAGGCCTCTTCGTGAACGCCAAGGTCATCGACATGACTTTTACCCGGCAACAGCGGATGCAGGTGATGGTGATCACCAGTCGGCCCAAGACCGTCATCGATAGTATTCAAAACCATATGCGCCGGGGAATCACCATCGTGCACGGTGCCGAAGGGGCGTACCATCACGATGAAAAGACGATTTTATTTACCGTGATTACGCGCTACGAAATGGATACGCTAGAGGTGGCC
Above is a window of Levilactobacillus zymae DNA encoding:
- a CDS encoding HAD-IA family hydrolase, yielding MRYQQLFWDFDGTLVDTYPGMVEAFTTALTQLGVNDFEIDQSAIYKAMRQHSLGTALQQFSAEYTLNRDSLNERYQRLAAPKLAQAVAFAGAAELLNTVTSAGGRNFLLTHRDERALERLAALGLRDYFSGAVTAADDYPRKPDPTSLNALCQQYQVDPHTAIMIGDRNLDVQAGHRAGMAGALFDPEHLIVDESQPEVRVTRLADLQDWLTSEN
- a CDS encoding bifunctional (p)ppGpp synthetase/guanosine-3',5'-bis(diphosphate) 3'-pyrophosphohydrolase is translated as MTKERVWTAEEVIARVGKYMNAQHVEMVVRACHFATVAHRDQTRQSGEPYIMHPIQVAGILADLNMDPETVSAGFLHDIVEDTGVTLSDVRELFGDDVALIVDGVTKLGKIKYKSNKEQLAENHRKLLLAMSKDIRVMIVKLADRLHNMRTLQHLRPDKQRRIANETLEIYAPLADRLGISTIKWELEDISLRYLNPQQYYRIVHLMNSRRDQREQYIAAAIKVIQSSIKDLHLHPEIYGRPKHIYSVYRKMKDQHKQFSQIYDLLAIRVIVDTIKDCYAVLGAIHSQWKPMPGRFKDYIAMPKANMYQSLHTTVIGPEGKPLEVQIRTKEMHAVAEYGVAAHWAYKEGVKDKVQATNTGEKLNLFKHIIELQEDTDDAADFMDSVKGELFGDHVYAFTPKGDVLELPKGAGPLDMAYAIHTEVGHHTTGATINGKIVPLNYEIKNGDIVDIRTSSSSAGPSRDWLKLVSTRRARNKIKQFFRLRDREQNITQGQEMVERLIRDAGYDPKAIMTKENVDKVIAKLHYQHVDDLLAAIGFGDLQPQGVVNRLTDDVRQAAEDQRRRQEEREILEEHQSIKNDSDTDKKDRKKQPDGVVIEGVDNLLVRLSHCCAPVPGDQITGYITKGRGVSVHRVDCPNVRHAEESGERIVPVRWGDEHGDGTNYHADIEVQGYNRNGLLNDVLRMINNSTKDLTSINGKVDHNKMVIIAVSLGIRNRWELQRIVDNIKNIPDVYVVKRPFR
- the hisS gene encoding histidine--tRNA ligase translates to MRYQRPKGTADILPGTSETWQFVEQTARELFARYRFDEIRTPMFENFEVFSRTSGDTSDIVTKEMYDFKDKGDRHLSLRPEGTAGVVRAFVENKLYGPETQKPYKVYYMGPMFRYERPQSGRQREFHQIGVEAFGSNAPELDVEVIALGMNLLSKLGLKHLRLALNTLGDQETRAAYRQALIDFLEPHFDELSDDSKVRLHKNPLRVLDSKDAHDQEIVADAPSILDFLTPDATTHFNQVKASLDALGIDYDVDATMVRGLDYYNHTIFEIMADSPALGEGYTTVLAGGRYNGLVAELGGPEMPGVGFGMGVERLVLLMQAEQVPVPNDHPLDVYVVGIGDDTSIETLKLVQAIRRAGLTADRDYLGRKPKAQFKTANRLDARYTLTIGDQELANQTANLKAMATGEEVSVPLADIYQDFQAVVAQKFTTK
- the dtd gene encoding D-aminoacyl-tRNA deacylase; this translates as MRVLLQRVQQASVTIDQKVVGAIDQGYCLLVAAEDSDTSEQVDYLVHKISHLRVFSDAAGKMNLSITDVNGSILSVSQFTLYANTKKGNRPSFVAAGEPAHAQALYEEFNRKLAATGIPVATGEFGADMQVALVNDGPCTIWFDTDD
- a CDS encoding N-acetylmuramoyl-L-alanine amidase, yielding MQLKPKNWTGLVAGLIILLIAGGLLWTFTQRNAVTATVSNLNLRQGPGLNYTVTHKVKKNSRLTILNEKNNWYHVRDSQNHFGWVASWLVDHPGHLKTVTNLAEATIVLDPGHGGSDSGALSIDQKHDEKTYTLELAQRVAKALRAKGAHVIMTRSTDATVSLADRPALANDHQANAFISFHFDSSPTDNLASGTTTYYYHRRSSYALAQAINGEMNDLPLINRGIRFGNFEVIRDNSRPALLLEMGYINTKKDFNDIHSAVYQQAVANRVVRGLTHYFQTQH
- a CDS encoding 16S rRNA (uracil(1498)-N(3))-methyltransferase, translating into MQRYFLDATCQDGQQVVLPESVTHHWVTVLRAQVGATAEFVDHTAHLFHGQLVAVADRQATVQLTAVATPAVELPVHTVIACGLPKQEKAEWITQKATEMGVDQIIFYAGDWSVAKWQGNKVAKKLARLTKVANGAAEQSHRLVRPTVSYLPNLAAVLQTPNDGVLLAYEESAKQGEHRALTTQLAAMTPGQTVLAVFGPEGGISPAEVQTAQAAGATLVGLGPRILRTETAPLYFLAAASTLWEL
- the prmA gene encoding 50S ribosomal protein L11 methyltransferase produces the protein MQWTEVSVITTNEAVEAVSNILQEAGASGVKIDDAADYEHLEPGKYGEIVDLKTIPHRTSGAEITAYYPETVFIPEILPTIKQRVSGLAQFGLDPTPGTVTSKAVADESWATAWQKYYHPVRVTRYLTVTPSWEPYQPVQPGEHVIRLDPGMAFGTGTHPTTVLSLTELEMVVRGGESMYDVGTGSGVLSIAAKYLGVDQIKAFDLDDVAVRSAKTNLDLNPVATDVVAEPNDLLNGIHQPVDLVVANILAEIIVPLVPQAWENLQPGGHFLTSGIIADKLDLVIAAQEKQGFIIDNVLQMKDWRGVIAHKPTEDE
- a CDS encoding fructosamine kinase family protein, producing MLSATWLAQLPVPQVTTATPVSGGDINQAYRLETSEGPYFLLVQPHTPASFYAHEVAGLKALGQAANVPEVFGTGSIDGDAYLLLEFLATGHGSQYDLGQTVARVHHVTAPQFGFDQDNLVAKLPKNNHWQSDWTTFYLQQRLDPLVQRAQQHGLWNAQRAAGYARVRQHIVAENQGRQITPALLHGDLWASNYLFTTDGTPTLIDPDTLYGDREFDLAMTTIFGGFTQDFYKGYNAAYPFPAGYAQRLPHYQLYYLLAHLNLFGETYGGAVDNLLAQG